From the genome of Roseofilum reptotaenium CS-1145:
CGATCCACTCTCCTTAGCCGTCGGAAGCCGAACGGTTTATGTCGATCTGGGGGCAGAGAAGCTGTTAGCTGCCGAAAAAGATAACCAACGAATTGCTGTAGAGGTCAAAAGTTTTATTCGTCCATCTCCTGTACAAGATTTAGAAAATGCTTTGGGTCAATATGTGCTTTACAGAAGCTTAATGCAAGAATCACCTCTTCATCAAGACCGTAAGTTGTATTTAGCAGTTCCTGATTTAGTTTATTTTGATTTTTTTGACGAAAGAATAGCTCAAATTGCCATTCGTACCAATCAAGTTAAAGTGTTGACGTTTGATCGAACATCACAGGAGATTAGCCAATGGATAGAGTAAATGAATATGGTCAACTGCTCCAAAAAATTCTGGATTATTATGCCCAAATTCCTTATAGCCATGGTGACATTAAGAGCCATGTGATTGCTGATTGGACGAACCATCACTTTATGTTGGTGATTATCGGTTGGGATGGAAAACATCGCGTTCATGGTATGATTACCCATGCCCAGATTATTGAGGGTAAAATCTGGATTCATCGCGATGGGATTGAAGATAGCATTACGGAGAAATTATTGAAAGCGGGTGTGCCGAAATCGGATATTGTTTTAGGTTTTCACCCGCCAGACATTCGCCCCCATACTGGATTTGCGATCGCCTAAAATTCTCAATATGGAAAAATCTGCTCTCTTTGTAGGATTAGCGACGTTAGACTTGCTCTATCTAACGCCCCAAATTCCCCAGGTGAATGAGAAACAGGTCGCCCTTGATTATACCGTGGCGGCGGGTGGCCCGGCGACGAATGCGGCGATCGCCTTCGAGTATTTGCGGCGCTTACACAAAAATAGCGGCTCAACCCAGCTCCTCACCAGTGTGGGGAATCATCCCCTCAGTCGTCTCATTCGGACAGATTTAGAGGTTTATGGGGTTCACTGCATCGATCTTGACCCGAAACGGATCGATCCTCCACCCGTTTCTTCGATTTTAGTGACTCAACCGGGAGGCGATCGCGCCGTCATTTCGATTAATGCAACTCATGCACAAGGAGTCTGGAATCCAGAGTTTAGCGCTCTGTTAGACAATATACAGGTTCTGTTAATCGATGGTCATCAAATGGCGATCGGTCAAGAATTGGCTCAGATAGCTAAGGCTCGGAAAATTCCCATTATTATCGATGGAGGCAGTTGGAAACCTGGATTTGAAGGAGTTTTGGCGTTAGCCGATACGGTTATCACCTCAGCGAATTTCTATCCCCCTGGATGTGACACCCACGAACAAGTGATGGCTTATTTAGTCGATTTAGGCATTCCTCAAATTGCCATTACCCAGGGAGAAGGAGCGATCGCCTACTATACTCAAGGGAAACAGAGCCATATTGCGGTTCCTCAAGTTTGGGCAGTCGATACATTAGGCGCTGGTGATATTCTCCATGGTGCATTTTGTTATTATTTTCTAGAATTGGACTTTGCAGAAGCCTTGGCTCAATCGGCTCAGATTGCCTCTGCTTCAGTTCAACAGTTCGGAACACGAGCTTGGATGAAAGGTGAGGGTGGGGAGATGGGGGGATAGGGAAAAGGCTTTTAGCTTTGCTCCTTTGTAATGCTATCACTCGATATTTTGGTGATTAATAGTTGTTTGTAACCGAAGAAAAATAATGACAGAACCTCAACCCATGACCATTACCTTACCGCCCTTGCGGATTACGGTGAATAATCAACAACAGGTGAACCTAGAATGGATGCCTCAAGCTCAAGAACAGCTCCCTCCCAGTCAACCCCAAATCCCAGAGAACTGGAAACGGTGGATCGCCTTAAATAAACTGCATAATAAGGCCGAACAGTCCATGATCGAGGCGATGAAACAACAGGGAATCGATCCGGCGATCGCCCGCATTGCCATTAATCAAGTCATGGCGGAACCATCCTATCAAGTTGGGAACAATATGGCCCAACTGCTGCGAAAATTAGAGTCAACCCTCGCCATTCAACAGCAACTCGCGGCACTTTCGTCTCAGGCGAATCGGATTGAGCGGCGATCGGGCGTTTCCAGACAAGAATTTCTCGACTGCTATTATGCCACCAATACCCCAGTGATCTTAACCGATTTAATGCAAGATTGGCCGGCGATGAAAACTTGGTCACCGGAATACTTAAAAGAAAAATATGGCCAGGTTGAGGTGCAAATCCAAGCTAACCGTAACCGTAACCGTGAATATGAAATTGAATGTGAAAAACATCGCAAAACTATCTTGCTGGGAGACTATACCGATCAAGTCTTGAATGGGGGCGAAAATAATGATTATTATATGGTCGCCAATAACCAAAACTTAGAGCGCGAAGAATTAAAAGGACTGCTCGACGATATCATCTTTTTCCCCGAACTCCTTAATCCAGAAGAAACCCATAATCGCGTGTTCTTCTGGTTTGGCCCCAGTGGAACCATTACCCCCCTGCACCACGATCCCGTCAACTTAATGATGGCTCAAGTCTACGGTCGTAAACGTTGGCGCTTAATTTCTCCCCAACAAACTCCTCTAATTTACAATTATGTCGGAGTATTTAGTAAGGTGGACTGCGAGAATCCCGATTATCAGAAATATCCCCTCTTTAAGAATGTGCAAATGATTGAAGAAGTCTTACAACCGGGAGAAGTTATTTTTGTTCCTGTAGGCTGGTGGCATCAAGTGAAAGCACTCGATACCAGTATTTCCTTATCCTTCACAAATTTTGTTTTTCCCAATTGTTACACTTGGCAAGACCCCAATATCAAGGCCTGGTGAGAGGGATTTCTTCAGAATGCCATGATTTAACGGCATCTTTGTTGTCAAAACAATGTGTCATCTCTAACGTTGCCAGTCAAAACAAGGAGGCAGGACAGATGGGGTAGCCTCTCTTATGGGGCTAAAACTCACCTGAAATAACCGATGACCTGGGTAGGGTATGGCACAAATCTTAAGCTTAATGAAACTCAACCTCTATTGGGCTGATTCTGGATTACAAAGAGTGATAGACCTTTAGTTAAGATTGTCTCTATAGCATGTCACAACCAACAATTGAATCGATCCTTAAAGAAAAACGTCAATTCCACCCCTCAGAAGAATTTGCCCAAAATGCCCAGATCAAAAGTCTGGAAGAATACCAACAACTCTACGAAAAAGCCAAAGCTGACCCCCAAAGCTTCTGGGCCGAACTAGCAGAACAGGAATTAGATTGGTTTGAAAAGTGGGATCGAGTTCTAGACTGGGAACCCCCCTTTGCCAAGTGGTTTGTGGGTGGAAAGATTAATATTTCTTATAACTGCCTCGATCGCCACTTGAAAACCTGGCGTAAAAATAAAGCTGCCCTCATCTGGGAAGGAGAACCGGGAGATTCGCGCACCCTGACCTACGCCCAACTGCATCGAGAAGTTTGCCAAATGGCTAATGTATTGAAACAGTTAGGGGTGCAAAAAGGCGATCGCGTGGGGATCTACATGCCCATGATTCCGGAAGCCGCGATCGCCCTTTTAGCCTGTGCCCGCATTGGCGCACCCCATACCGTCATCTTTGGTGGATTCAGTGCCGAAGCCCTCAAAGACCGACTGCTGGATGCTGAA
Proteins encoded in this window:
- a CDS encoding element excision factor XisH family protein, with protein sequence MAKDIYHETVKTALIKDGWKITNDPLSLAVGSRTVYVDLGAEKLLAAEKDNQRIAVEVKSFIRPSPVQDLENALGQYVLYRSLMQESPLHQDRKLYLAVPDLVYFDFFDERIAQIAIRTNQVKVLTFDRTSQEISQWIE
- a CDS encoding XisI protein, coding for MDRVNEYGQLLQKILDYYAQIPYSHGDIKSHVIADWTNHHFMLVIIGWDGKHRVHGMITHAQIIEGKIWIHRDGIEDSITEKLLKAGVPKSDIVLGFHPPDIRPHTGFAIA
- a CDS encoding PfkB family carbohydrate kinase; translated protein: MEKSALFVGLATLDLLYLTPQIPQVNEKQVALDYTVAAGGPATNAAIAFEYLRRLHKNSGSTQLLTSVGNHPLSRLIRTDLEVYGVHCIDLDPKRIDPPPVSSILVTQPGGDRAVISINATHAQGVWNPEFSALLDNIQVLLIDGHQMAIGQELAQIAKARKIPIIIDGGSWKPGFEGVLALADTVITSANFYPPGCDTHEQVMAYLVDLGIPQIAITQGEGAIAYYTQGKQSHIAVPQVWAVDTLGAGDILHGAFCYYFLELDFAEALAQSAQIASASVQQFGTRAWMKGEGGEMGG
- a CDS encoding cupin-like domain-containing protein; the protein is MTEPQPMTITLPPLRITVNNQQQVNLEWMPQAQEQLPPSQPQIPENWKRWIALNKLHNKAEQSMIEAMKQQGIDPAIARIAINQVMAEPSYQVGNNMAQLLRKLESTLAIQQQLAALSSQANRIERRSGVSRQEFLDCYYATNTPVILTDLMQDWPAMKTWSPEYLKEKYGQVEVQIQANRNRNREYEIECEKHRKTILLGDYTDQVLNGGENNDYYMVANNQNLEREELKGLLDDIIFFPELLNPEETHNRVFFWFGPSGTITPLHHDPVNLMMAQVYGRKRWRLISPQQTPLIYNYVGVFSKVDCENPDYQKYPLFKNVQMIEEVLQPGEVIFVPVGWWHQVKALDTSISLSFTNFVFPNCYTWQDPNIKAW